The Leptospira wolbachii serovar Codice str. CDC genome segment ACTAGCGATTTGATTTATGGTTTCTACGATTTGTCCAATTGCTTTTGAGTTTTCACCTAATACATGTATACTATTAGATATCCCACTCACAGAAGAATTAACAACTGACATTTGTTTAATGGTAGTTCCAATAACATCTCTTCCTTCTTGCACCTTTTCCAACACTTCGTTTGCCAGATCGGAAACAGTAGCTGTGGATTCTGCAATTTTTGCTACTGCCTGGGAATTTTCTAACATGGCCCGTTTGTTTTCTGTAAATGCAACTAGTTGTGATTCAGTGTTGATTGCAACTTGTTGGATTGATTTTGCAATATTTCCTGCAACAGCAGAAGAATGTTCTGCACTGGTATACATATCCTTTGCCGATTCAGCAACTTTGAATGATGATTTAGAGACATGTTTCATCATCTCGCGTAAGTTAGTTGACATTATATTAAAATCATCACCAAGGATCCCAAACTCATCTTTGAAAGCCAGATCTACTTTTTCTCGGAGATCTCCTTGGCTTGCTTTTTCTACAACAAACTTAATTTTTTGTATTCGCTTTGCAATGAATGAAGCAAGAATATAAGAGAATAACATGGATAAGGTTAAGCCGATTACTGCACTTAAGAGAAAAACAGTTTGCATGCCTCGCAATCTTCGTTCATATATAATTTGTTCTCTACCACCAGCCCCAATCACCCAGTTCCAAGGTTTATAATAAGCCTGATAGGCCATGAATGTATAAATAGGTTCCCCTGGGTTTTGCCAAATTTCTCGCAAAGGATATCCAGTGGCCTTTGGATTTCCCCAAGTATCTCGAACCGTATACTTTCCTTGGATTTGGTAATCCCAAATATTTACTCCTTCTAAATTGAATGGATGCATGGTTGCGATCCCTTCTGGTGTAATTCCCCAAAGATACATATAATCATTCGTAGACATTTTTGTTTTAGATATATCACGGTTTCCATCAGGCATCTTTGGACCGACAATATAGGTTTTGGCCATCTCCTGAGCTTCTTCCAAAGTCATATCACCAGCCTTTACTCTTTCATTTAAGGCATCCACAAGACCAACAGCGTCCTTTAGGACATTGGTAAACATCTCTTCGCCTACGTTCAAAACCTGTTCTTTCGCCGTTGTATAAGAGATATAGAAAATACAAGAAAGCACACTAGATAGAATCAAAAATATAAATAACATAAGTTGGCCTTTGATTCCGATCACCTTACTTTTGTTAATTTTAGATTTTAGAGTTGTTTGAGAGATGGGATTAGAATTTGTCATATAGAGTTTCTATTTATATGTATTAAAATTTATCTAACCAATCACTCATATTTTTAAGACAACTCTATATTTTCTTAAGTTTTCGATTGATTCCGTCTCATTTTTTAAGG includes the following:
- a CDS encoding methyl-accepting chemotaxis protein, encoding MTNSNPISQTTLKSKINKSKVIGIKGQLMLFIFLILSSVLSCIFYISYTTAKEQVLNVGEEMFTNVLKDAVGLVDALNERVKAGDMTLEEAQEMAKTYIVGPKMPDGNRDISKTKMSTNDYMYLWGITPEGIATMHPFNLEGVNIWDYQIQGKYTVRDTWGNPKATGYPLREIWQNPGEPIYTFMAYQAYYKPWNWVIGAGGREQIIYERRLRGMQTVFLLSAVIGLTLSMLFSYILASFIAKRIQKIKFVVEKASQGDLREKVDLAFKDEFGILGDDFNIMSTNLREMMKHVSKSSFKVAESAKDMYTSAEHSSAVAGNIAKSIQQVAINTESQLVAFTENKRAMLENSQAVAKIAESTATVSDLANEVLEKVQEGRDVIGTTIKQMSVVNSSVSGISNSIHVLGENSKAIGQIVETINQIASQTNLLALNAAIEAARAGEQGRGFAVVADEVRKLAERSEDATKQISVLIGEIQKNTKSAVAMMENGTKEVDQGVSMVNDVGQTFERIAGSIEKVTDEMQGVSATTEEISASTEELNASTEQLAQISNGISDSTQAIAASSEEQLASSEEVTAAANNLGVLAEELKSEIDKFKI